One region of Buchnera aphidicola (Eriosoma lanigerum) genomic DNA includes:
- a CDS encoding HPr family phosphocarrier protein — MFQKTIKILLPHGLHTRPAAKLVKAAKNFNSEISIQANGKIVNAKSLFKLQTLGLTKGTEIILSAEGEDEQLAVNNLEKLLLILE, encoded by the coding sequence ATGTTTCAAAAAACAATAAAAATTTTATTGCCTCATGGACTGCATACTCGTCCAGCAGCAAAATTAGTAAAAGCAGCAAAAAATTTTAATTCAGAAATTAGTATACAAGCTAATGGGAAAATAGTTAATGCTAAAAGCTTATTTAAATTACAAACTTTAGGATTAACAAAAGGAACTGAAATTATTTTATCTGCAGAAGGAGAAGATGAACAATTAGCTGTGAACAATTTAGAAAAGTTATTATTAATATTAGAATAA
- the cysK gene encoding cysteine synthase A yields the protein MNQIYKDNSYTIGNTPLVQLNKIGNGNILAKIESQNPSFSVKCRIGSNMIWNAEKKGLLKKNMELIEPTSGNTGIALAFVAAARNYKITLIMPENMSIERQKLLIALGAKLELTDSAQGMKGAIELAEKIALKNNKKYLLLQQFNNPANPEIHEKTTGPEIWRDTNGNIDIFISAIGTGGTFTGVTRYLKNTKKHKKLISIAVEPSESPVITQTLSGQKINPGPHKIQGIGAGFIPNNLDVSLIDQVICISSEEAIVTAQKIMKEEGILVGISSGAAVAAALKIQQQNIHLVNKKIVVILPSSGERYLSTSLFSNLFNNINHKNNSI from the coding sequence ATGAACCAAATATATAAAGATAATTCCTATACAATTGGAAATACTCCATTAGTACAACTTAATAAAATTGGAAATGGAAATATTTTAGCAAAAATAGAATCTCAAAATCCTAGTTTTAGTGTAAAATGTAGAATTGGTTCAAATATGATTTGGAATGCTGAAAAAAAAGGATTACTAAAAAAAAATATGGAATTAATTGAACCAACTAGTGGTAATACAGGAATTGCATTAGCATTTGTAGCTGCTGCTAGAAATTATAAAATTACATTAATCATGCCAGAAAATATGTCTATAGAAAGACAAAAATTACTAATTGCTCTTGGTGCTAAATTAGAATTAACAGACAGTGCTCAAGGCATGAAAGGAGCAATAGAACTAGCAGAAAAAATTGCTCTAAAAAATAATAAAAAATATCTTTTATTACAGCAATTTAATAATCCAGCAAATCCAGAAATACATGAAAAAACTACAGGTCCAGAAATATGGAGAGATACAAATGGTAATATTGATATCTTTATTTCTGCTATTGGAACAGGAGGAACATTTACAGGTGTAACAAGATATTTAAAAAACACTAAAAAACATAAAAAACTAATCAGTATAGCAGTAGAACCCAGTGAATCTCCAGTAATTACACAAACATTATCTGGTCAAAAAATTAATCCTGGTCCACATAAAATTCAAGGAATTGGCGCAGGATTCATACCTAACAATTTAGATGTTTCATTAATAGATCAAGTGATTTGTATTTCTAGTGAAGAAGCTATTGTTACTGCACAAAAAATAATGAAAGAAGAAGGAATTTTGGTTGGAATATCTTCTGGAGCTGCTGTAGCTGCTGCATTAAAAATACAACAACAAAACATACATCTTGTAAACAAAAAAATAGTAGTCATTCTTCCATCTTCTGGAGAAAGATATTTAAGTACTAGTTTATTTTCAAATTTATTTAATAATATCAACCATAAAAATAACAGTATATAA